The following are encoded together in the Paludisphaera mucosa genome:
- a CDS encoding PEP-CTERM sorting domain-containing protein, which yields MRRILLLCALATLASPALVRAEPLIFTSHIIADFEFSLVAGTPFNPRPFDSPPIPFQAVGDLTFELAASLNDPGATTVPFVNATGVLQGVYPMIYGPFTISPNVAFIGGELTNIVRDGGGEVVSADVTGLSMEWELVGPNYGRLYGRAPLVFDGQGLSIPFAVGNVLAGPIPFNVYADDGDRDPSNDILVAIGSNRTLTVVPEPHSAALLAVGAAGLLAAAARRRA from the coding sequence ATGCGCCGGATCTTGCTTCTCTGTGCGCTCGCGACCCTGGCGTCGCCCGCGCTCGTCCGGGCCGAGCCGCTGATCTTCACGTCGCACATCATCGCCGACTTCGAGTTCTCGCTGGTGGCGGGCACGCCGTTCAATCCGAGGCCGTTCGACTCGCCGCCCATCCCCTTCCAGGCGGTCGGCGACCTGACGTTCGAGCTGGCGGCGTCGCTCAACGACCCGGGGGCGACCACGGTGCCGTTCGTGAACGCGACGGGCGTGCTGCAGGGCGTTTACCCGATGATCTACGGGCCGTTCACGATCAGCCCCAACGTCGCGTTCATCGGCGGCGAGCTGACCAACATCGTCCGCGACGGCGGGGGCGAGGTGGTCTCGGCGGACGTCACGGGCCTCTCGATGGAGTGGGAGCTGGTCGGCCCCAACTACGGCAGGCTCTACGGCCGGGCCCCGCTCGTCTTCGACGGCCAGGGCCTCTCGATCCCGTTCGCGGTCGGGAACGTCCTCGCGGGCCCCATCCCCTTCAACGTGTACGCCGACGACGGCGACCGCGACCCGAGCAACGACATCCTCGTCGCCATCGGCAGCAACCGGACCCTGACCGTGGTCCCGGAGCCGCACTCCGCCGCGCTGCTCGCCGTGGGCGCCGCCGGCCTGCTGGCCGCCGCGGCCCGCCGCCGGGCCTGA
- a CDS encoding SgcJ/EcaC family oxidoreductase — MRTQLTKTIAATFAAVGLVTAAGARWQAPAPAPAQAPAAAPAPKTAPATPPAATTTAPAAATTAAFQPTTPAEKAVAVQVGEFVKAYEAGDAQALAALYADDAVIVDPDGLEIKGKEQIARLYAESFAVAAGLKLDAQIEALRFLTPDVARIEGRSRLATPAGDAADYTRYSGLLVQKGGKWTIAEIREYPAAAEDVEPYERLKDLEWMVGEWVNEGQHDKVTAEIKWADNRSYLVRTYAAELDGQKKSSGTMFIGWDPQSGQIKSWLFDSEGGHGEGVWTRTEENQWVVKAQGVLRNGLPTSATQVHTILNKDSVKTDAVDRILGGLVAEDVLDVVMVRKAPAPAPAADATRAK, encoded by the coding sequence ATGCGAACGCAGCTCACGAAGACCATCGCGGCCACCTTCGCGGCCGTCGGACTGGTGACGGCCGCCGGCGCGCGCTGGCAGGCCCCGGCGCCCGCGCCCGCACAGGCCCCCGCGGCCGCCCCGGCCCCGAAGACCGCGCCGGCGACGCCGCCGGCCGCGACCACGACCGCCCCCGCGGCGGCGACGACGGCCGCCTTCCAGCCCACGACCCCGGCCGAGAAGGCCGTGGCCGTCCAGGTCGGCGAGTTCGTCAAGGCCTACGAGGCCGGCGACGCCCAGGCCCTGGCCGCCCTCTACGCCGACGACGCCGTGATCGTCGACCCCGACGGCCTGGAGATCAAGGGCAAGGAGCAGATCGCCCGGCTCTACGCCGAATCCTTCGCCGTCGCCGCCGGCCTGAAGCTGGACGCGCAGATCGAGGCGCTCCGCTTCCTCACCCCCGACGTGGCGCGGATCGAGGGCCGGTCGCGGCTGGCGACGCCCGCCGGCGACGCCGCCGACTACACCCGGTACAGCGGCCTGCTCGTCCAGAAGGGCGGCAAGTGGACGATCGCCGAGATCCGCGAGTACCCCGCCGCCGCCGAGGACGTCGAGCCCTACGAGCGGCTCAAGGACCTGGAGTGGATGGTCGGCGAGTGGGTCAACGAGGGCCAGCACGACAAGGTGACCGCCGAGATCAAGTGGGCCGACAACCGCAGCTACCTCGTGCGGACCTACGCCGCCGAGCTCGACGGCCAGAAGAAGTCCTCCGGGACCATGTTCATCGGCTGGGACCCCCAGTCGGGCCAGATCAAGTCCTGGCTGTTCGACTCCGAGGGGGGCCACGGCGAAGGCGTCTGGACCCGCACCGAGGAGAACCAGTGGGTCGTCAAGGCCCAGGGCGTCCTGCGCAACGGGCTGCCGACGTCGGCGACCCAGGTGCACACGATCCTCAACAAGGATTCGGTCAAGACCGACGCCGTCGACCGGATCCTGGGCGGCCTCGTCGCCGAGGACGTCCTCGACGTCGTCATGGTCCGCAAGGCCCCCGCGCCGGCGCCGGCCGCCGACGCGACCAGGGCGAAGTGA
- a CDS encoding tetratricopeptide repeat protein, giving the protein MFRHPLISSVACLGVVLGAADLAFAQRGGMRGGGGMARPGGGGGMARPGGGAARPGGGMTRPAMPMNRPATPQTRPNFGAANRPGNMTRPAMPNRPGGGVGGGMPNRPGGGVGGMPNRPPGGGIGGMPNRPGGGGLPGRPGGGVGGGMPNRPGGGIGGMRPPGAGGGVGGLPGRPGGGVGGLPGRPGGGGGGGIPGRPGGGGGGLPGRPGGGIGGMRPPGGGVGGLPGRPGGGVGGLPGRPGGGVGGFPGRPGGGIGGGIPGRPGGGIGGNRPGWGGGMRPPGGIGGGGTPPPWGGNRPGGGIGGGIPGRPGPGPGGIGGNRPGWAGNRPGWNGGGVQRPGWNGGGVNRPGWNGGGVQRPGWNGNNRPNWSGVNRPGWNGGGVQRPGWNGGNRPGWNNGGVNRPGWNDNLGGWNRPGWGGGSNVNNINNINNINNTNVVNNSNNWWGGGGGGGWGGGGWGGGGWNGGGGWNGGGWNGGGGYGPGAWGGNWYRGGWGGNGFWTGFGAGALTSFGLGAMTNSWFQPTVIGAPMMSTMGVYDYFPTWSVGAYDTWGLGSVAGTAIYSDYANPYNTALVAAQPVQVQQAAPVYDYSRPINLAAEPPAPDVATTNEQIFSAARDAFKSGDYNQALALVDQVLTKTPDVPVIHEFRALTLFALGRYDEAASVLYAALSAGPGWNWETLVGLYANVSTYTDQVRALEAVVKGKPADAAPHFLLAYHYMVQGHKAASAMQFDEVVKQAPNDTLSASFAKALKKAIEPAPTAVAAAAARRPRPRRRPRPRRRRIRRRPRRPPGRSCRRRRPRATPRRSPNSSPRRPRRRP; this is encoded by the coding sequence ATGTTCAGGCATCCTCTGATCTCCTCGGTCGCGTGTCTCGGCGTCGTCCTCGGCGCCGCCGACCTCGCCTTCGCCCAGCGCGGGGGCATGCGGGGCGGGGGCGGCATGGCCCGGCCAGGCGGCGGCGGGGGCATGGCCCGTCCGGGGGGCGGCGCGGCCCGTCCCGGCGGCGGCATGACCCGACCGGCCATGCCCATGAACCGTCCCGCCACGCCCCAGACCCGGCCCAACTTCGGCGCCGCGAACCGGCCCGGCAACATGACCCGCCCCGCCATGCCCAACCGCCCCGGCGGGGGCGTCGGCGGCGGGATGCCCAACCGGCCCGGCGGCGGAGTGGGTGGGATGCCCAATCGGCCTCCCGGCGGCGGCATCGGCGGCATGCCTAACCGCCCCGGCGGCGGCGGCCTCCCGGGGAGACCGGGCGGCGGGGTGGGCGGCGGCATGCCTAACCGCCCCGGCGGCGGGATCGGCGGCATGCGTCCGCCCGGCGCGGGCGGCGGCGTCGGCGGCTTGCCCGGTCGTCCCGGCGGCGGAGTGGGCGGACTTCCCGGCCGGCCCGGCGGCGGCGGCGGTGGAGGGATCCCCGGTCGGCCCGGAGGCGGCGGCGGCGGCTTGCCGGGGCGTCCTGGAGGCGGGATCGGCGGTATGAGGCCTCCCGGCGGGGGCGTCGGCGGACTGCCCGGCCGTCCTGGTGGAGGCGTCGGCGGACTGCCCGGTCGACCCGGCGGGGGCGTCGGCGGGTTTCCGGGAAGGCCCGGCGGCGGGATCGGCGGCGGCATTCCTGGGCGGCCGGGTGGCGGGATCGGCGGCAATCGGCCCGGTTGGGGCGGCGGCATGCGGCCCCCAGGCGGCATCGGCGGCGGCGGCACACCCCCGCCGTGGGGCGGAAACCGTCCCGGCGGCGGCATCGGCGGCGGGATTCCCGGCCGGCCGGGGCCGGGACCTGGCGGCATCGGCGGCAACCGCCCCGGATGGGCGGGGAATCGGCCGGGCTGGAACGGCGGCGGCGTCCAGCGGCCTGGCTGGAACGGCGGCGGCGTGAACCGCCCCGGCTGGAATGGCGGCGGCGTCCAGCGCCCGGGATGGAACGGCAACAATCGACCGAACTGGAGCGGCGTCAACCGCCCCGGGTGGAACGGCGGCGGCGTCCAGAGGCCCGGCTGGAACGGCGGCAATCGGCCGGGCTGGAACAACGGCGGCGTGAACCGCCCCGGATGGAACGACAACCTCGGCGGCTGGAACCGTCCCGGGTGGGGCGGCGGCTCGAACGTCAACAATATTAATAATATCAACAACATCAACAACACGAACGTCGTCAACAACTCCAACAACTGGTGGGGCGGCGGAGGCGGCGGCGGCTGGGGCGGCGGCGGCTGGGGCGGCGGCGGCTGGAACGGCGGCGGCGGTTGGAACGGCGGCGGCTGGAACGGCGGCGGCGGCTATGGCCCCGGGGCCTGGGGCGGCAACTGGTATCGCGGCGGCTGGGGCGGCAACGGCTTCTGGACCGGCTTCGGCGCCGGCGCGCTGACCTCGTTCGGCCTGGGGGCCATGACCAACAGCTGGTTCCAGCCCACGGTCATCGGCGCGCCGATGATGTCCACGATGGGCGTCTACGACTACTTCCCGACGTGGAGCGTGGGCGCCTACGACACCTGGGGCCTGGGCTCCGTCGCCGGCACGGCGATCTACAGCGACTACGCCAACCCCTACAACACGGCCCTCGTCGCGGCCCAGCCCGTGCAGGTGCAGCAGGCCGCGCCGGTGTACGACTATTCGCGGCCGATCAACCTCGCCGCCGAGCCCCCCGCGCCCGACGTCGCCACGACGAACGAGCAGATCTTCTCGGCCGCCCGCGACGCGTTCAAGTCGGGCGACTACAACCAGGCGCTCGCCCTCGTCGACCAGGTCCTGACCAAGACGCCCGACGTGCCCGTGATCCACGAGTTCCGCGCGCTGACCCTCTTCGCCCTCGGTCGCTACGACGAGGCGGCGTCGGTCCTGTACGCCGCGCTCTCGGCCGGCCCCGGCTGGAACTGGGAGACCCTCGTCGGACTCTACGCCAACGTGTCGACTTACACCGACCAGGTCCGGGCGCTGGAGGCCGTGGTCAAGGGCAAGCCCGCCGACGCCGCGCCCCACTTCCTGCTGGCCTACCACTACATGGTGCAGGGCCACAAGGCGGCGTCCGCGATGCAGTTCGACGAGGTCGTCAAGCAGGCCCCGAACGACACCCTCTCGGCCTCGTTCGCCAAGGCCCTCAAGAAGGCGATCGAGCCGGCCCCGACCGCCGTCGCCGCGGCCGCGGCGCGCCGGCCGCGGCCCAGGCGCCGGCCTCGCCCCCGCAGGCGCCGGATCCGACGCCGGCCCAGGCGCCCGCCGGGACGGTCGTGCAGGCGACGACGACCGCGGGCGACGCCAAGGCGGAGCCCGAATTCGAGCCCCCGCCGCCCCCGCCGGCGACCCTGA
- a CDS encoding serine/threonine-protein kinase, whose translation MGVTSDGLSSRLAARAGGAAADDPSDAFSAALADLADRWERGEAAPAESYLGRARGWSAERAVELIYREYRLAKSAGMSPSKATYLARFPEYRPALERLLDFDVACPDSLLDGLDDDPLPRVGDAIGPYVLERELGRGGFARVFLSRQADLENRPVVVKITTKPTREPWLLARARHPNIVEILTHAEVDDGALQLIAMPFLGGAALSTVLARRRAGPAAGDAGGRRFLDDLDAVSAPEHQATGAPGSSRANLRAMTDAQAFAWVAARLAEALDHARRRGVAHGDVKPSNVLIAADGTPMLLDFNLAQDWSRAGAADAGGTLAYMAPERLLALAGGDEDRAAAGVDDERAHRADVYSLGMVLLEALTGWSPAREADMARGPRRGAFAEAARRCAATRERSAWVVRRAEAEAGRALPAGLRAILVHCLQADPRTRYGQGLELAEDLDRWRADRPLAFAPEPSRLHAARRWSRRNRRPLTVAAAVAAVAALVGSILVGGGRTLEAQVREQALHLVAQLYDDPGSRAIMHQRPGEPAAARRNPSDTAAAALRALGAYDVLEGGDWRARDRFRGLPAADREDLELWLLEQALRYGRVWARRPDSPDDWKRARAVLDAACGGTWPAPLRELRDRLARQIGDAGAPAAGPAVPPGPAPAWIDAYLRGVAAEVDDEESEGGSDAGARRAAGFYRDLLALRPGSFWGRYRSAVVAFTLSRWAEAEADVAACCLRRPGNAALLLVYGTCLHKLGRDDEALEQCNRAIDAAPDQAEFVQLRAFIRAEGPALDVLKRDIDRYEMLRRALPERFLQEAPEGGDELSTTGRDLPLAPRRADGERPAQDEVGAGELDARAVLASRIREAELPPGRPSRPPTLRERDPRRLALAVAEVGKLLALDPSNLVARVDWMCLAICQHRPLEAERELERVLSDPRLLEYARYAPERLDALHFACTLFAGEKQFTQALRLARKIVDLSLEVGGRAPGRALYTLAMVEGVGAAYNRKWVVHSAEHLEQAIAGNPKYETWFRNDPLFAPVRIQLQAMLDAGRRKGSRGPAEKSDRLLADAARR comes from the coding sequence GCCGTGGAGCTGATCTACCGCGAGTACCGCCTGGCGAAGTCGGCCGGCATGTCCCCCTCCAAGGCGACCTACCTGGCGCGGTTCCCCGAGTACCGCCCCGCCCTGGAACGGCTGCTCGACTTCGACGTCGCGTGCCCCGACTCGCTGCTGGACGGGCTCGACGACGACCCCCTGCCCCGGGTCGGCGACGCGATCGGCCCGTACGTGCTGGAGCGGGAGCTGGGCCGGGGCGGCTTCGCGCGGGTCTTCCTCTCCCGCCAGGCCGACCTGGAAAACCGCCCGGTCGTCGTCAAGATCACGACCAAGCCGACCCGCGAGCCCTGGCTGCTGGCCCGCGCCCGGCACCCGAACATCGTCGAGATCCTCACCCACGCCGAGGTCGACGACGGCGCGCTGCAGCTCATCGCCATGCCGTTCCTCGGCGGCGCGGCGCTCTCGACCGTCCTGGCGCGGCGGCGGGCGGGCCCGGCGGCCGGGGACGCGGGCGGGCGGCGGTTCCTCGACGACCTCGACGCCGTCTCCGCCCCCGAGCACCAGGCGACGGGCGCGCCCGGCTCCTCGCGCGCCAACCTGAGGGCGATGACCGACGCGCAGGCGTTCGCCTGGGTCGCGGCGCGGCTCGCCGAGGCGCTCGACCACGCGCGGCGGCGGGGCGTGGCGCACGGCGACGTCAAGCCGTCGAACGTCCTGATCGCGGCCGACGGGACGCCCATGCTCCTCGACTTCAACCTGGCCCAGGACTGGTCGCGGGCCGGGGCCGCCGACGCCGGCGGGACGCTCGCCTACATGGCGCCCGAGCGGCTGCTCGCGCTGGCCGGGGGCGACGAAGACCGGGCGGCCGCCGGGGTGGACGACGAGCGGGCGCACCGGGCCGACGTCTACTCGCTGGGGATGGTGCTGCTGGAGGCCCTGACCGGCTGGTCGCCGGCGCGCGAGGCCGACATGGCCCGGGGCCCGCGCCGCGGAGCGTTCGCCGAGGCCGCCCGTCGCTGCGCCGCGACCCGCGAGCGGTCCGCCTGGGTGGTCCGCCGGGCCGAGGCCGAGGCCGGCCGGGCGCTCCCCGCCGGGCTCCGCGCGATCCTGGTCCACTGCCTCCAGGCCGACCCCCGGACGCGGTACGGGCAGGGCCTGGAGCTGGCCGAGGACCTGGACCGCTGGCGGGCCGACCGGCCGCTCGCCTTCGCGCCCGAGCCCTCCCGCCTGCACGCCGCCCGCCGCTGGTCGCGGCGCAACCGCCGGCCGCTGACGGTCGCCGCCGCCGTCGCCGCCGTCGCGGCCCTCGTCGGGTCGATCCTCGTCGGCGGCGGCCGGACGCTCGAGGCCCAGGTCCGCGAGCAGGCCCTGCACCTGGTCGCCCAGCTCTACGACGACCCGGGCTCCCGGGCCATCATGCACCAGCGCCCGGGAGAGCCCGCCGCCGCCCGCCGCAACCCCTCGGACACGGCCGCCGCCGCCCTGCGCGCCCTGGGGGCGTACGACGTCCTGGAGGGCGGCGACTGGCGGGCCCGCGACCGCTTCCGCGGCCTGCCCGCCGCCGACCGCGAGGACCTGGAGCTCTGGCTGCTGGAGCAGGCCCTGCGCTACGGCCGCGTCTGGGCCCGCCGGCCCGACTCGCCCGACGACTGGAAGCGAGCCCGGGCCGTGCTCGACGCCGCCTGCGGGGGGACGTGGCCGGCCCCCCTGCGCGAGCTCCGCGACCGCCTCGCCCGCCAGATCGGCGACGCCGGCGCCCCGGCCGCGGGACCGGCCGTCCCGCCCGGCCCCGCCCCCGCCTGGATCGACGCCTACCTCCGGGGGGTCGCCGCCGAGGTCGACGACGAGGAGAGCGAGGGGGGCTCGGACGCCGGCGCACGCCGCGCAGCCGGGTTCTACCGCGACCTGCTGGCGCTCCGCCCGGGCTCGTTCTGGGGCCGTTACCGCTCGGCCGTCGTCGCCTTCACCCTGTCGCGCTGGGCCGAGGCCGAGGCCGACGTCGCGGCCTGCTGCCTGCGGCGGCCCGGCAACGCGGCCCTACTCCTGGTCTACGGCACCTGCCTCCACAAGCTGGGCCGCGACGACGAGGCCCTCGAGCAGTGCAACCGCGCGATCGACGCGGCCCCCGACCAGGCCGAGTTCGTCCAGCTCCGCGCCTTCATCCGGGCCGAGGGGCCGGCGCTCGACGTCCTGAAGCGGGACATCGACCGCTACGAGATGCTCCGCCGGGCGCTCCCCGAGCGGTTCCTCCAGGAGGCCCCGGAGGGGGGCGACGAACTCTCCACGACCGGCCGCGACCTGCCCCTGGCCCCGCGGCGGGCGGACGGCGAGCGGCCCGCGCAGGACGAGGTCGGCGCCGGCGAGCTGGACGCCCGGGCGGTCCTCGCCTCCCGGATCCGCGAGGCCGAGCTGCCCCCGGGCCGACCCTCGCGCCCTCCCACCCTCCGCGAGCGCGACCCGCGTCGGCTCGCCCTGGCCGTCGCCGAGGTCGGCAAGCTCCTGGCCCTCGACCCGTCCAACCTGGTGGCGCGAGTCGACTGGATGTGCCTGGCGATCTGCCAGCATCGTCCCCTCGAGGCCGAGCGGGAACTCGAACGCGTGCTCTCCGACCCCCGCCTGCTCGAGTACGCGCGGTACGCCCCCGAGCGGCTCGACGCCCTGCACTTCGCCTGCACCCTGTTCGCCGGCGAGAAGCAGTTCACCCAGGCCCTCCGCCTGGCGCGCAAGATCGTCGACCTGAGCCTGGAGGTCGGCGGCCGCGCCCCCGGCCGCGCCCTCTACACGCTGGCCATGGTCGAGGGCGTGGGCGCGGCCTACAACCGCAAGTGGGTCGTGCACTCGGCCGAGCACCTGGAGCAGGCCATCGCCGGCAATCCCAAGTACGAGACCTGGTTCCGGAACGACCCGTTGTTCGCGCCGGTGCGGATCCAGCTCCAGGCGATGCTCGACGCCGGCCGCCGCAAGGGTTCCCGCGGCCCCGCCGAGAAGTCCGACCGCCTACTCGCCGACGCCGCCCGCCGCTGA
- a CDS encoding aldose 1-epimerase family protein, whose product MSERRSFVLIDASHDVWVEDFTLDGADLGPPALGGCGVTKRRLRGGRRDGVDLIRVDNGALAFQIVPTRGMGLWKAACGGDRAGWDSPTRDGPVHPAFVQPHDLGGIGWLEGFDELMVRCGLMNNGAPYREGDAAYPLHGRIGNIPAWYVAVHVDLEPPYAITVEGRVSESFLFGGGVELATTYTTTPGSNAVTVRDEFANVKDQAVEMQVLYHWNFGPPHLEEGSRFVAPLKTVVPRNPRAVAGLAAYDAYGPPEPGFVEQVYFCDLHAEGGRTAAMLRNRGGDKAVVLRYGVDGLPCFSLWKNTGGLRDGYVTGLEPGVNFPNPRPFEKARGRVTSLPVGGRHVTETTLEIVAGRDAVARVEAEIARIQAQGEPVVHPGPCEPFAAEG is encoded by the coding sequence ATGAGCGAACGGCGGAGCTTCGTGCTGATCGATGCAAGCCATGACGTGTGGGTCGAGGATTTCACGCTCGACGGCGCGGACCTGGGGCCGCCGGCTTTGGGGGGATGCGGCGTGACCAAGCGCCGGCTCCGGGGCGGGCGTCGCGACGGCGTGGACCTGATCCGGGTCGACAACGGCGCGCTGGCGTTCCAGATCGTGCCGACGCGGGGCATGGGCCTGTGGAAGGCGGCCTGCGGCGGCGACCGCGCGGGCTGGGACTCGCCGACCCGCGACGGCCCGGTCCACCCGGCGTTCGTCCAGCCCCACGACCTGGGCGGGATCGGCTGGCTCGAAGGCTTCGACGAGCTGATGGTGCGGTGCGGCCTGATGAACAACGGCGCGCCCTACCGCGAGGGCGACGCGGCCTATCCCCTGCACGGCCGGATCGGCAACATCCCGGCCTGGTACGTCGCCGTGCACGTCGACCTGGAGCCGCCGTACGCGATCACGGTCGAGGGCCGCGTCTCCGAGTCGTTCCTGTTCGGCGGCGGCGTCGAGCTGGCGACGACCTACACGACGACGCCGGGCTCGAACGCGGTGACGGTCCGCGACGAGTTCGCGAACGTGAAGGACCAGGCGGTCGAGATGCAGGTCCTCTACCACTGGAACTTCGGCCCGCCCCACCTGGAGGAGGGCTCGCGGTTCGTCGCGCCGTTGAAGACGGTCGTCCCCCGCAACCCCCGCGCCGTCGCGGGCCTGGCGGCCTACGACGCCTACGGGCCGCCCGAGCCCGGGTTCGTCGAGCAGGTCTACTTCTGCGACCTGCACGCCGAGGGGGGCCGCACGGCCGCGATGCTCCGCAACCGCGGCGGCGACAAGGCCGTGGTGCTCCGCTACGGGGTCGACGGCCTGCCGTGCTTCAGCCTCTGGAAGAACACCGGCGGCCTGCGCGACGGCTACGTCACCGGCCTGGAGCCGGGCGTGAACTTCCCCAACCCCCGCCCGTTCGAGAAGGCCCGCGGCCGCGTGACGTCGCTCCCCGTCGGCGGCCGTCACGTCACCGAGACGACCCTCGAAATCGTCGCCGGCCGCGACGCCGTCGCCCGCGTCGAGGCCGAGATCGCCCGCATCCAGGCCCAGGGCGAGCCCGTCGTCCACCCCGGGCCCTGCGAGCCCTTCGCGGCCGAGGGCTGA
- a CDS encoding heavy metal translocating P-type ATPase yields the protein MSRARCTFHVRGLDCEHEVALLRAALKDAPGIEGLGFDLINGLMTVDYDDQRVDPARLAGQVTARSGLETVPVGAPEAEAPPPWWSRRGLQASTAASGLALAAGMLLHYFGAKAGLSDGAAERASTASCALAIAAGGVWLFPRAWRSLRGLRLDIDVLMTLAIFGAVALGQWDEAATVAFLFGVSESLEALSVARARRAIRRLLEVAPPTAERIVAAGVETIAVDRIDGGDRILVRSGDQIPIDGVILKGRSGVDQKAITGESTPVERGPGDPVYAGTVNGEGTIEIEASGPIGEALISRIVDQVRAAQAGRAPVERRISQFARWYTPLVVVIALLTALLPPAYAWAAGGPVWATFLAWFAKALVVLVIACPCALVIATPVAVVSGLAAAARRGVLIKGGEFLEAVGRLRALAFDKTGTLTLGRPDVVEVFASGQGDQADVLRIAAALGDRGGHVLGKAIARHARDLRIDVPRADDYTAIPGKGAQGRIDAVEYHLGSHRYIDEAGLCRPEFHAEMGEAEGRPGTEVAVTAATGPLGWIRLADRPRPEAAAVVAELHALGLRTVMLTGDNPRAAAAMARELGVGDQRSELLPADKVLAIDEYTAAHGPTGMVGDGVNDAPALAAARVSIALGGVSSGAALETADVVLMADDLRQLPWLVRHGRATLRMIHQNIALAIGVKAVVLVLALFGIANMWMAILADVGTTLLVVANALRLLRAGDPATR from the coding sequence ATGAGTCGAGCGCGGTGCACGTTCCACGTCCGGGGTCTCGACTGCGAGCATGAGGTCGCGCTGCTCCGAGCCGCCTTGAAGGACGCGCCGGGGATCGAAGGCCTGGGCTTCGACCTGATCAACGGCCTGATGACCGTAGACTACGACGACCAGCGGGTCGACCCCGCGCGGCTGGCGGGCCAGGTGACCGCGCGCAGCGGCCTGGAGACCGTCCCGGTCGGCGCGCCCGAGGCCGAGGCCCCCCCCCCGTGGTGGTCGCGGCGGGGGCTGCAGGCGTCGACCGCGGCGTCGGGCCTGGCGCTCGCCGCGGGCATGCTGCTGCACTATTTCGGCGCGAAGGCGGGGCTTTCCGACGGCGCCGCCGAGCGGGCGTCGACGGCCTCCTGCGCCCTGGCGATCGCCGCCGGGGGCGTCTGGCTCTTCCCGCGCGCCTGGCGGTCGCTGCGCGGGCTCCGGCTCGACATCGACGTCCTGATGACGCTGGCGATCTTCGGGGCCGTGGCGCTCGGCCAGTGGGACGAGGCGGCGACCGTGGCCTTCCTCTTCGGCGTCTCGGAATCGCTCGAGGCCCTGAGCGTCGCCCGCGCCCGCCGCGCCATCCGCCGGCTGCTGGAGGTCGCGCCGCCGACCGCCGAGCGGATCGTCGCCGCCGGCGTCGAGACGATCGCCGTCGACCGGATCGACGGCGGCGACCGGATCTTGGTCCGCTCGGGCGACCAGATCCCCATCGACGGCGTCATCCTCAAGGGCCGTTCGGGGGTCGACCAGAAGGCGATCACCGGCGAGTCGACGCCCGTCGAGCGCGGGCCCGGCGACCCGGTCTACGCCGGCACGGTCAACGGCGAGGGGACGATCGAGATCGAGGCCTCGGGCCCGATCGGCGAGGCCCTCATCAGCCGGATCGTCGACCAGGTCCGCGCGGCGCAGGCCGGGCGGGCGCCGGTGGAGCGGCGGATCTCGCAGTTCGCCCGCTGGTACACGCCCCTGGTCGTGGTCATCGCCCTGCTGACCGCCCTGCTCCCGCCGGCGTACGCCTGGGCGGCGGGGGGGCCGGTGTGGGCCACCTTCCTCGCCTGGTTCGCCAAGGCGCTCGTGGTCCTGGTGATCGCCTGCCCCTGCGCCCTGGTGATCGCCACGCCCGTGGCGGTGGTCAGCGGCCTGGCCGCCGCGGCGCGGCGCGGGGTGCTGATCAAGGGGGGCGAGTTCCTGGAGGCGGTGGGCCGGCTCCGCGCCCTGGCGTTCGACAAGACCGGGACCCTGACCCTGGGCCGGCCCGACGTCGTCGAGGTCTTCGCCTCGGGACAGGGGGACCAGGCCGACGTCCTGCGGATCGCCGCGGCGCTGGGGGACCGGGGCGGGCACGTCCTGGGCAAGGCGATCGCGCGGCACGCCCGCGACCTGCGGATCGACGTGCCCCGCGCCGACGACTACACGGCGATCCCCGGCAAGGGGGCGCAGGGCCGGATCGACGCCGTGGAGTACCACCTGGGGAGCCACCGCTACATCGACGAGGCGGGGCTCTGCCGCCCCGAGTTCCACGCCGAGATGGGCGAGGCCGAGGGCCGGCCCGGGACCGAGGTCGCCGTGACCGCCGCGACCGGCCCGCTGGGCTGGATCCGCCTGGCCGACCGCCCCCGCCCCGAGGCCGCCGCCGTCGTGGCCGAGCTGCACGCCCTGGGCCTGCGGACCGTCATGCTCACCGGCGACAACCCCCGCGCCGCCGCCGCCATGGCCCGCGAGCTGGGCGTCGGCGACCAGCGCTCCGAGCTGCTGCCGGCCGACAAGGTCCTCGCCATCGACGAGTACACGGCCGCGCACGGCCCGACCGGCATGGTCGGCGACGGCGTCAACGACGCCCCGGCCCTGGCCGCCGCCCGCGTCAGCATCGCGCTGGGGGGCGTCTCCAGCGGCGCCGCCCTGGAGACGGCCGACGTCGTCCTGATGGCCGACGACCTCCGCCAGCTCCCCTGGCTCGTCCGCCACGGCCGCGCCACGCTGCGGATGATCCACCAGAACATCGCCCTGGCCATCGGCGTCAAGGCCGTCGTCCTGGTCCTGGCCCTGTTCGGGATCGCCAACATGTGGATGGCCATCCTCGCCGACGTCGGCACCACGCTCCTCGTCGTCGCCAACGCCCTGCGCCTCCTCCGCGCCGGCGACCCGGCGACCCGCTGA